The Gossypium hirsutum isolate 1008001.06 chromosome D02, Gossypium_hirsutum_v2.1, whole genome shotgun sequence region TGAGCTGAGGTGCGTGGTTGAAGATTTGTCATTGGTACCTACTGTACAGCAACAGGAACCAGTGAGAGCCGGAATAGggaattgcatgttgaattgaTTTCTATCATATTGTTCAAATTTATCACTCTCTAGAATTGTGCTTAAATTTCTTAATCAAGTTTTTCAGAAATCAATTTATCCCCTCTTGATTAATTCACCATTAGAGCTGACACTGACCACCAAGCATTGATACTTGAGTTTCAAGAAGAAGCTTAGTGAGTGTCATGCTACGTGGAGTTCCTTTCTTGAAGAGTTTAAAGGCAACAAACTATGCATTCTAAAGGGGTCTTTGTGAGAGAAAATCATCAAAGAACTCCATTGGATGGTTTGGGAGGGCATTTAACTAGAGATAAAACCATAGAAATGGTGGCAAATAGACATTATTGGCCCAAGATGTTTAAGGAAGTTGACATATTAATGAGGCGTTCAACTTGTCAATTTAGCAAAGACAGCTCACAAAATATGAGGTTATATACCCCATTGCCTGAATCAGAAACATCATAAATCCATTTGAACATGGATTTGTTCTAAGGTCTTCCAAAGACCTCAAAGAGGCATGACTCCATTTTCCTTGTGGTAGATCAATTTTCAGAGAAGGCACACTTCATTCCATGCTCTAAAATTGTCGATGCTTCTCATATTGGAGTTGTTCTTCTGTGAAGGGGTAAGGCTACATGGTGTTCCTACTTCTACTGTTTCCGATATCAAATTCATGGGACACTTCTGGAGATTGTTGTGGAGGAAACTTGGGAAAATTATTCCAACAATTTCCATCCACAAACCGAAGGTCAAAGAAAAGCAGTAAATCAGACTTCAGGAAATTTGTTAAGGTGCCTTACAGGAAATCATGTGTGTCTTGGGAATTTGTTATACAACAGGCAGAATTTTCTTACAACAATTCTATGAATCAGACCACCAAAAAGACTCCTTTTGAAGCAGAATAGGTCTAAAGGCACAACTCGTGCTTGATTAGTACCATTGCCTTCAGAAGCTAGAGCAATGATAGAGTTGCATTTGCTAAgcatacttagtaagttcataaggaGGTCAGTGAAGCTCTAAATATCAGCAATGAGGCCTCTGAAGCTGCTGCCAACTAGCAACGTCGAGCTACAAAATGTGATCATGGTGATATGGTGCTTACTCATCTAAGACAGGAATGTGTTCCTAAGGGTGATTATCACAGCTAAAACCCAGAAAGTTTGGACCATGTAAAGTGCTTAAGAGAATCAGATCTAATGCTTACCTAATAGAGTTACAGTTACTTCCTCAAGTACAAATCGGCTCCAGTTTTAATGTAGCAGACTTGTACCCTTCCGAAGGTTTGATGGGAAGTAACTCCTGTTGCAGACCAAGTCAGCAATTTACCAATAGTAAAATGAGATGTTATAAAGTGTGCTTGATGTCAAGAAGGTGAAGTCAAGGCATGGACCCCAACATTGACAGTTTCTCGTTAAATGGTTGGGTAGGCCTGCCACTGGAATTACTTTGGTGCTAAAGGATGAACTGCAACAGATTTATCTCAAAAATATGCTTAAGTTGTTAAGGTTTTCGCATCAGACATTGGTCCCTTTCGAAAAGAGGGGAATGATACACAAATAAttgtttgtttttctattttttaagggttcataattcaattttgttttcttcttaTTTTAAAGAGTTTTCTTTTTAATAGTGATCACATAGCTAGCATGAGACCATTTTTTCTTGAGGTTTAGACTTAAGATCATGTAAGCCTTGAAAGATTGGGCTAGGTTTAGTAATATGAAAATGACCCTAGCATAAAATAATCTAAGAGATTTATATTCAGCAAAATATTATTTTAGCcttaatattatattttcaaatttgagCGGCTTCCAAACTTTGGCACCCTTCTTTTGTCGTTCCATTTCAATCTATCCTATTCAATTTCTATTATTTGAGTTGCTGTCTATCATTTCTTCAACTCTGATCTGTGGAAAAAAACAATAGGCACGTGTTTCACACATAAATGATATATCTAACGCTGCAAGTCCTTCCAAAATTCTAGACCCAGAGACAACGTTATACTAGAGCTTGTAGAAAGTTCTCTGAAGTAAACATTTACATTACTATGTTTCTAGACTTGTTTGCTGAAAAGCCACTAATTGTAGAAATTATTGTGTAAAATACATCCACATGAAAATCTTCAGAAAAAATATTACTTCACAGCAATAGAAATTTCTCTTAAAGTAGTGCCTTGTCATTAAGATGTCTGTTAAGTCAGTTTCAATAGGTTATGGGTTTTTACATGGAACATCAACAACCAAAAACTCAAGGTATAGATCGGTGATAGGAAAAATGGGTGAAGAATTTGGTAAATGTGGGAAACTAATAACTATAGAGTCACAAAAAATAGAACAATCGTATAATGAAGCCATTTTCTTACATGTCAGATAAGTCAATTTCAAAAAGTGCAAGTTAACAAACACTACAAGGTAGAGATTGGCAACAGGAAAACTATAAACAGAACTCAGTAAACATGGAAGATGAGAACTATAGAGTAGCTGATACATAATTCGAAGTCAACAGATTTTGACGATTGGGAAACCTGAAATTTCATTTTGATTATCTGAATTCATAATGAGTACTAAGAACTATATTATATCCTGAGAAATAATGTTGGGATGTCAAAAATGAATAGGCACAAATCTGAACAGAACTCTCTtagtcatttcactattataggTAGAAACAACAAGGATGCATAAAACAGATTCTAGCAGCTGGTTAAAACAGCAAAGAAAGCACTATAAATATCAAGAGCATGGATCATGAACCAGAAACAACTCCAGAAGATAATGCCTAATAGAAGATGCTATGCATAGTCCACAGaaaaaaatattctgaaaaattatttaattatgtttaccAGTAAATCTTCATATTTCTTGTTGAACTCTGCTTCAGTGCCAGAAGAATCCCATTCTACACTATATTCTTGGGCAATTTCCTTCAATACTTTGAGCCTTATTTCACCTGATGCAGCACTAACTGAAAGCTTTTCAATTATCTAGATGACAGAAAGAAAAGGGAAACGAATCAGAAATGGCATATCATCTATTCAAGTTGCAAACTCCACGAGTCTAGCAAAACCATTGAACCACACAAGTGAATTTTAAATGAActaatgatatatattttttgaaaatagaacTAATGATAATTAACTGCACGGTTCACGCCAGAATCAGGACGAAGCTCCGTTGCAGCAATGACAAATTCCTTTCCATACTTTGTAGCAAACAAATTCTTGATCTGCAATAAATCAGGCACATCTGAACATCTAGGAGCAGCAAAAATTATGCTTGCCACAGCTTCTCGTAATTCTGGAGGACAGTCTCTGTTACGTGCAAAGACATGTTAAAATGGGTAGTTAGGTTGTGCAAAGAAATGAAAACACTTAAGATGCTCAAATTCTTGACTAAGAAAACCAAAATAATTCAAATGAGAATGACATAAAAATTCTTGAATTATAACTTTTTACACGTAAGATTATAATACAAAAACATAACTTGGAAGAAATATGTGGTTATCAGTTATCACACAATCATGCACCCAAATATTATTGAAACAATTGGAAAAGAATCAGAAGCGGTCGCTCCTATGGACCCAAGTTGGTATCCTCAAAATATACCACTAATGCAGTAAAATCCACATTCATTTTCTTCAATGTAGCAATTGATCAAACTAAACAACCTGCGCTTTTGCTTTGTAATGAAAGAATGCATTTAGTGCTTTAGTTCCATTATTGTAAAATGCGAATAAATTTTGTAACTACATTTTTCTCTTCCCTTAATTGCAATATTGATTTAAGTTGCCCTCTGGTAAATCAGTGGATTGCCTGCTCTCAGGAATTCTTAGTCCTAACATGATTTCTAAAGGAAGAAAATTATCCAGATTGAGAGAAGAGCCACTTGCAGGAAATAGAACAAGCAGGATGGGTGTAGCAACCCTGCTCCTCAATATTATTTGTATGTCCTACAGCAACATAGCATGCTGAGTGTAGCagaagaaaatgaatcaataAAGTAGATTGATCCTTTCAGTAGATGATGGAAATTTTATACTATTGAAAGATTTTCTATAcaataatatattttctttctaacaTTAACTCAATTCTCCGTTCCTTCATCTCATTATGAAATTTTCaggaaaaacaaaatattaggACTTGTTATAAACAAATCAAACATAAAGGACAGATatcatgatagaataattataagtttcTGGGATATAACCAGTAGACATAAATGATGATCATACATAAGAATTTAACAATGGTATATGCATCAAATAGCATCTAAAAGATAATGAGTAAACAGCACTGTCAGCTGAGAAGAGAATTAAGAACAGTACTTCACAATTAACAATCAGCTTGAAAACTAGATTGtatttatatgtaaattaaaAGATATAGATATCAGCCTCTAGCCTTGCTCAGCACAGTGTTTAACTATTGATGCAATATAACTTGAAAACACAAAAAGAATAGAAGAAAAAACCACTACCGATTAAATAAGGGCATGGTAAAATACTGGAAAGGAGACAAATAATAAACCATTAGGCAAAACCAATAAAGCAAACGCCTAAGTTCTTAAAAGGCTTTTAAAATTGAACTTACTTCTGGCTTTCAAGAATTGGAACTCGGGCAAGAACAAACTCACAGAAAAGCTCCAGTATCTCATATGCAGCCCATATGTTCTGTTCTCTGATTACATGTTCCACCTAACCCCACAATGAGAacagcaaaagaaaaaaatggtaatCAAAATCATTATGAAATAAACTGATCAATGAGTCCATTAACAAACATTAAGTTGAAAAAGATACGCGAATTCGAGCAATTGGTTCCTGGCCAGCCTGCAAGAATTGGGCAATCTCTTTTCTCATATTCTTGAGCTGCAAATCTCTCTTATTTTGGAGCAACTTGATGCGCGAGATTGCCAAGCTCAAGCATGTTTTACTACACAATTGTACAGATCAAAAATAAACTttagcaaaaaaaagaaaagaaaagaaaaccccaAAGTGAATCGCATACATATATATGAACCAAAAGCAGAATCAAGTCGCACATGAAAAAAACAATTGGGGAATACGGGGGAAAATAACTAACCATTTTGCACCAAAAACGCCTCTATTAAACAATTGGTTTAAGAGAGACATTTTAGAATAGAACAGAGGAGAATCTCTTTAGTGATGATTAAAAAGGGATATTTTTCATCGATGAATTGCAGAGAAAAGTCAAAACTCTATATTGTTAATAGTTTTATACATTTGGAGGGGGATCATGAATTTTAGATCATCGGTGTTGGGATCCGTTGGGACCAAGATTAGACACAAGCATATGATGAATTCGTATATTTATATCGGATTGGTCatttttatgttcattttttagggcaaaataccaaaaaaagctatttttttaaaaatttatcgaaatgggcctggtattttattatttaccggaatgggtccttttccccgaaatcgcgtccacatcagcgcgatgtcagggtaagtgccaggaaatcgcggccacgtcagcgcgctttgctgacatggcaacaaatcgcgtcTTTTGaagcgcgatttgtgtccacgtcagcaaagcgctctgatgtggacgcgatttcctggcacgtaccctgacatcgcgctgacgtggacgcgatttcgccgTGTCTCCCatgttagggtttttagggtttttggagaaaaaagtaaataaataagggATTAGGGTTAAGAGTttcgtaattaaattaattaaaatttattcaaaattggatTACGTTTCGTGTTTATGGGTTTTAAGATAAAATCAAAGCAGGATGATTTATCAGAAGGATTTTTGAAGTCGCGCCCACGtgtacgcgcttttgctacagtaggtcctagaaaaataattttgacttaacgtttttgagcaaatagtttaaaaaacgcttcaagcaggatgttTTGTAataagaatttgtgaaatcgcgccctcgtggacgtgTTTTTACTACAGTTggtcctggaagaaataatttcgagttgacatttttgagcaaatagtttaaaaaacgcttcaagcaggatgctttataAGAAGAATTTGTGAAGTCGcacccacgtggacgcgcttttgctacagtaggtcctgaaaaaataattttgagttgacatttctgagcaaatagtataaaacaaCGCTGCAAGCAgcatgctatttgagaagaatttgtgaaatcgctctctcgtggacgcgcttttgctacagttggtcctggaaaaataatttcgacttgacgtttttgagcaaatagtataaaatcgcttctagcaggatgctttatgagaagaatttgtgaaatcgcggccacgtggacgcgcttttgctacagtaacATGTTTGGGCTGAGGCAAAAAATGTTCTGAGATTGCATAAGTCACAgtagaaacaatttagagaggctaagaaggttagagtttcaaatatgagtgaatgtattagtattgttatttactacgattgtgaggtttgccacaccgagaatggtgttgtttttttgttggagaatacggtgcgactggtttttaaccagaacatagatttaacagaactttgtaaaagaattaggcgtaaaattttcagaacgatgccaatgaaagttctgtctattacgTATCGATTCTGTTCCTCTGTTGATCCGGTAACATATGACTCGGTCGACATAAAAGGTACTCGTAGCTTGGAGgtaatggtgcagactcatcttgctagtggagcaccatatattgagttatatgtacaatttacatcgccaaatgatgtacttgcgaccagtgttcgagatgtatacacgacccctgacCGACATTCGGTTAGCAGGTTAGAAAACACAGAACAGCCCATGTTTGGTAACGGTGTTGAATGCACATCCCccgcaagacactctgtcggtggatgggacatgtacgtcggtggctcgatgtttgatACTGAAAATACATACTAGGGAAcgacatcaagttctagtggttggcaatctacatccaattggggacgttatgaaatgcctagaagaagggatgatgtactccctacgatgtcaaccggtgaggggacctcatacgctgcagatgattgtgggttagaagatgactccaatgtggatccacctcgagagcccgggcccgatggtgcagaagttggcttattttctaaaccagagcctattccaacaaaacctgaagatgctgaaaggagttcagatgaagaagaaaatccacgattcagagcatactcacctccagcccacatgcataatgtcgatctgtctgcagatgatgcgttagagtttccagatctaccataCCGGTTGCATGATCGTACAATTTTAGGGCTAGAttcgggtgaatttgaagttggtaatcagtttaccaacaaggatagttttattggtgctttgaaacaacatagtatcaaaaacggcgttaactaccacgtcgttaaatccaaatctgataagtttgaggcgaagtgtgcagtgcaagatggcacatgttcatggaaaatctacgcttcgttaaggaaaaggatagagttgtgggagattaaaaagtacaaaggtccataAACATGTGCTACAGGTACAGTATTGAAGGTAtctgaataatacttttattatgtaatgttgcattatttaatgtactccatttataggtgtttcacaagatcatccgaAGATGGATTCAgttatgttagctagcttgatactgcccacagTAAAAGCAGATCTcaggacttcagtgccggtgttaattgccaatatccgtagccaaatggggtacacgcccttttactgcaaggcttggatagctaaacaaaaggcgttggagaagatgcatagtgggtgggacgcctcatataatgaaatatggcagtggcgtcaagtgctagagagatacgtcccaggtgccatcacagaccttgaaacggaacatgagtactacaacggccgattgctatatggatgccaagtgttcaaacgcctgttttggacctttaagcaatgccgagacgcatttccatactacaagccattggtacaaattgacggtacctttatgtttggtaggtatactcatcgacTATTGCTTGCAGTGGTACAGAAtagcggtgggagaattcttccaattgcatttgcaataacaccgggggagtcgtctgatgactgggatttctttctctctaggttaaggaggcatgtgtgcccccaacctgatatctgtgttatttcagatcaaGGCGCCGGTATACTACCTGCATTTGATCTACAAGGAAGCTTATGGCAGTTCACACACCATCAATATTGCCTAAGACACATTGCttccaactactacaggcaatatccatctaagagcgaacgacgacaagtgaccaacatgggtatttagtctatacCTGTGTTATTTCGTttatcaatttgaattagttttattggtagaagtggtatgtaatattcactatgaacttatattggcagggtatg contains the following coding sequences:
- the LOC107909568 gene encoding IST1 homolog, with amino-acid sequence MSLLNQLFNRGVFGAKCKTCLSLAISRIKLLQNKRDLQLKNMRKEIAQFLQAGQEPIARIRVEHVIREQNIWAAYEILELFCEFVLARVPILESQKDCPPELREAVASIIFAAPRCSDVPDLLQIKNLFATKYGKEFVIAATELRPDSGVNRAIIEKLSVSAASGEIRLKVLKEIAQEYSVEWDSSGTEAEFNKKYEDLLAGSKQVCAEAAVSQAPNKQASGKSSPSNGAKTILPTDARPASQHHQVPSHMSKLTSSEIESSVKNGTAGPISDIKTETNSRPSDVLERARAAIASAERATAGARAAAELVNVKFGSLKLQGASS